From a single Nakaseomyces glabratus chromosome F, complete sequence genomic region:
- the KAR5 gene encoding Kar5p (CAGL0F06589g~Ortholog(s) have role in karyogamy involved in conjugation with cellular fusion and endoplasmic reticulum membrane, mitochondrion localization) → MSMSITQPIKDLLSSQFQSYNISEQVKLYDIFPLLKPSCIKEAITDVVEVCTGYGPESLDPSIRAKAAVKLSLCEFEAVGLSIIPQGCYSNSIEEMMDCMLEIEHSSHWWTTYSGNYQRLSDVCSTYREYYQEKAIIETFLNITDFMADFHNQFKSSVVSETQEFQSNMKDKFAGVYNQFTHFESLLSQMIQKHSGIINDSIVAIKNKLSTEFVDELQMLKNDRYILINQILESDTEIKKTIDSMLVELTEDMKNQISAKSEFLINHMNITRLNESTALHDIIEENLQERFKDIAIFLDKFMVEIQTETNKVLLEVNEKLPTLEQQYLGNFAQALSNIDKQVLSASLQWQYDYDVVFANLYAALDLLNSNLNSSVKKIEQIEHVIDTIIVDTSFLNDQLANLILIPSTILRAFSFIGVKRVIIAIIVLYFKSTLLCLVHYGQSFRIAALLMSATAGIFCSKLLMSYIYN, encoded by the coding sequence ATGAGCATGTCTATAACGCAACCTATAAAAGACTTACTTTCAAGCCAATTCCAATCATATAACATCAGTGAGCAAGTTAAGTTGTATGATATATTTCCATTGTTAAAACCATCATGTATTAAAGAAGCTATCACAGACGTAGTTGAAGTTTGCACTGGTTATGGTCCCGAATCCCTCGATCCCTCCATAAGAGCAAAAGCTGCTGTAAAACTGTCCTTATGTGAATTTGAAGCTGTTGGACTTTCAATAATACCCCAGGGATGCTATTCCAACtctattgaagaaatgaTGGACTGTATGCTAGAAATCGAACATTCTAGTCATTGGTGGACAACCTACAGCGGCAATTATCAACGACTATCTGATGTATGCAGCACATATCGAGAATACTATCAAGAAAAAGCCATCATTGAAACCTTTTTGAACATAACTGACTTTATGGCTGATTTCCATAATCAGTTCAAGAGTAGTGTTGTTTCAGAGACACAAGAATTTCAGTCCAATATGAAAGACAAATTTGCTGGTGTGTACAACCAATTCACTCACTTCGAGTCCTTGCTATCACAAATGATTCAGAAACATTCTGGAATAATCAATGACTCAATTGTGGCCATTAAAAACAAACTTTCCACCGAGTTTGTAGATGAATTGCAGATGCTAAAAAATGATAGGTATATATTGATCAACCAGATTCTTGAATCAGACACggaaattaaaaaaaccATAGACAGTATGCTTGTAGAACTTACAGAAGATATGAAGAATCAAATCTCTGCGAAGTCTGAATTTCTAATAAATCACATGAACATAACTCGATTAAATGAGTCTACAGCACTTCATGATATCATAGAAGAAAACTTACAAGAGAGATTCAAAGATATTGCCATATTTTTGGACAAATTTATGGTTGAAATTCAAACAGAAACAAATAAGGTGCTTTTAGAGGTAAATGAAAAACTACCTACACTAGAGCAGCAGTACCTTGGAAATTTCGCTCAAGCTCTTTCGAATATTGATAAACAAGTACTGTCTGCCAGTTTGCAATGGCAGTATGATTATGATGTCGTATTTGCCAATTTATATGCAGCTCTTGATTTACTAAACAGTAACTTAAATTCATCAGTGAAAAAGATAGAGCAAATAGAACATGTAATTGATACAATTATAGTGGATACATCTTTTCTTAATGACCAACTAGCAAACTTAATATTAATACCCTCAACAATACTCCGAGCTTTTTCCTTTATAGGTGTTAAAAGAGTTATAATCGCAATTATTGTGCTATACTTTAAATCAACACTATTGTGTTTGGTTCACTATGGTCAATCATTTCGTATTGCAGCCTTGCTAATGTCGGCAACAGCGGGCATTTTCTGTAGTAAGTTATTAATGAGTTATATTTACAACTAA
- the SOV1 gene encoding Sov1p (CAGL0F06611g~Ortholog(s) have mitochondrion localization): MIRHTLRLIRYPSFSICFRVARAYRSYASSHIPQLKSDQLKSSAREHHRQDLGLKFNDPLKKSGFQEVNTIKHLEETLIQYFDFISNGFKKSKKNLVKLKKDLHLLHTDVSAKERFSYVFQFLLAETQMEIARYNSLGPQAIKNLADTASSYKNLKEEAIENDDQLESAIMNVIFDDNLKDTTKTVLPYTELLLNLLGNMSKSSWEKNSELLELDNVAEAYEIAKLIPLEDMKKRGIFWGGKILYDSRKVRLDPVNESFYIDALVYFGKYKEAFKLFNTYRDKVNQRWWLELGMMIALRSNHIKAFQTLLIEHDSNYGLNGYISSKVARLAVKRYLAIRDIAKANTMTDRVLNSAKQLGIKTETANNEYNNFNSEADAYKYLNTVEPPTVHDLVSIANYHIFARNTEKVYDIFAVYFSSVGNSDPGFEFCITKTRLTMLKNLNELETALKDRIEQNVVPSILEVLYQSYEDLRKETNMSEIIAKEIYFDSLRKLGDKKSYTLALEKLVDGADNYPIKSEVGDSDHLRNQKIIAGVIKLMLWNGQEEKASRFLTELESSSQNSKSNHKESLLNSHHYALFISHYSNKSKKHRKSLRTKVNDIIDTMHVENIQPTATFWSSLIAFYRRDFDLDAAFSIINGILQDNQVSIDDKEIPIERNFYERRVISKKLYNEIWMTYAFYYNLRKVSSVHETFDRCHKAFFHASKDICSKMQHFPEISSRCLFRRMITQDNILPEPHLYIRVIKTFLKQGDLEGLYAVLLMMTKVHGLSISESVQKYILKGLQNLKKEYISQGEQQTSDKYFDNRSLKKIGLNEEEQSDALNENNNVKEHKVFNELLELMQSRNISYKESLSETCQEMGVPYE, from the coding sequence ATGATCAGACATACGCTAAGGCTAATTCGTTACccttctttttcaatatgTTTTAGGGTAGCCAGGGCTTACCGATCGTATGCCAGCTCTCATATACCACAACTGAAGTCAGATCAATTAAAATCGTCAGCTCGTGAACACCATAGACAAGATCTGGGTTTGAAGTTCAACGATCCCTTGAAGAAAAGCGGCTTTCAAGAGGTAAATACCATTAAACACCTTGAAGAAACGCTGATACAGtactttgattttattagtAATGGCTTTAAAAagtcaaagaaaaatttagtgaagttgaagaaagacTTACATCTACTACATACCGATGTTAGCGCGAAAGAGAGGTTCTCATACGTCTTCCAGTTTCTATTAGCTGAGACACAGATGGAAATAGCAAGATACAATTCATTAGGCCCACAAGCTATAAAAAACCTCGCTGATACAGCTAGCAGTtacaaaaatttgaaagaagaggCTATAGAAAATGATGATCAATTGGAGTCCGCAATTATGAACGttatatttgatgataattTAAAGGATACTACAAAAACTGTTTTGCCTTATACAGAGTTGCTATTGAATCTGTTGGGTAATATGTCTAAGAGCTCCTGGGAGAAAAACTCAgaacttcttgaacttgatAATGTAGCAGAGGCGTATGAAATAGCTAAATTGATACCATTGGAAGACATGAAAAAGAGAGGTATATTTTGGGGAGGAAAGATACTTTACGATAGTAGAAAAGTGCGACTTGATCCTGTAAATGAATCATTTTATATCGATGCACTGGTGTATTTTGGAAAATATAAGGAGGCTTTCAAATTATTTAATACATACAGGGACAAAGTAAACCAGCGTTGGTGGCTGGAACTGGGAATGATGATCGCTCTTAGATCTAATCATATTAAAGCTTTTCAAACACTACTTATAGAGCATGATAGCAATTATGGGCTTAACGGATATATTAGCTCCAAGGTTGCTCGGTTAGCTGTCAAAAGATATCTAGCGATCCGTGATATAGCAAAAGCCAACACTATGACTGATCGGGTACTCAACTCTGCAAAACAGCTGGGAATAAAAACCGAAACAGCTAATAATGAATacaacaatttcaattctGAAGCAGATGCTTATAAATACCTGAATACGGTCGAGCCACCTACAGTTCATGATTTGGTTTCAATAGCGAATTATCATATATTCGCTAGGAACACTGAAAAAGTTTACGATATCTTTGCTGTTTACTTCTCTTCTGTTGGAAATTCTGATCCTGGATTTGAATTTTGTATTACTAAGACAAGATTGACTATGCTCAAAAATCTAAATGAATTAGAAACAGCTTTAAAAGATCGGATAGAACAAAATGTAGTTCCTTCAATTTTGGAAGTTCTATATCAGTCTTACGAAGATTTACGTAAAGAGACCAACATGAGCGAAATTATTGCGAAggaaatttattttgacaGCTTACGAAAACTTGGAGACAAAAAAAGCTATACACTGGCTTTGGAAAAGCTTGTTGACGGTGCTGATAACTATCCAATAAAGTCGGAGGTTGGCGATTCAGATCATCtgagaaatcaaaaaattattgctGGTGTTATTAAATTAATGCTATGGAATGGACAGGAAGAAAAGGCTTCCCGATTTTTAACAGAATTAGAGAGTTCTTcacaaaattcaaaatcaaatcaTAAGGAGTCGCTTTTGAATTCTCATCATTATGCGTTATTTATTTCTCATTATTCGAATAAGTCAAAAAAGCATAGAAAATCATTGAGAACTAAAgttaatgatattatagACACTATGCATGTTGAGAATATTCAACCAACTGCAACGTTCTGGTCGAGCTTAATAGCTTTCTATAGAAGAGATTTCGATCTCGATGCAGCTTTCAGTATCATCAATGGCATTCTTCAGGATAATCAAGTTTCAATTgatgataaagaaatacCAATCGAAAGAAATTTTTACGAAAGGAGAGTTATTAGTAAAAAATTGTACAATGAGATATGGATGACTTACGCCttttattacaatttgAGAAAAGTCTCTAGTGTACATGAAACGTTTGACAGGTGTCATAAAGCATTTTTTCATGCCTCGAAAGATATTTGTAGTAAAATGCAGCATTTTCCGGAAATATCATCTAGATGCTTGTTTAGAAGAATGATCACTCaagataatattttgcCTGAGCCTCATTTATATATCAGGGTGATAAAGACATTTTTGAAGCAAGGTGATCTCGAAGGATTATACGCTGTTCTATTAATGATGACAAAAGTACACGGACTATCTATCTCAGAAAGTGTTCAAAAGTATATTCTAAAGGGTCTacagaatttgaaaaaggaaTACATATCACAAGGAGAACAACAAACCTCAGACAAGTATTTTGATAACCGCTCACTGAAAAAGATAGGACtgaatgaagaagaacaatcAGATGCActaaatgaaaacaataatGTGAAGGAGCACAAAGTATTCAATGAGTTACTCGAACTCATGCAGTCTAGGAATATATCGTATAAAGAATCTTTGTCAGAGACTTGTCAGGAGATGGGAGTTCCTTATGAATAA
- the UBX4 gene encoding Ubx4p (CAGL0F06633g~Ortholog(s) have protein complex binding activity, role in sporulation resulting in formation of a cellular spore, ubiquitin-dependent ERAD pathway and cytoplasm, extrinsic component of membrane, nucleus localization): MSSVHVHHNVSSLKVPVNGSTTLKDVLNVATKHYNLDPERYTLQKDYETLDLSVPWRFLNMAQNSKFELVEMQVREDNAIAEPPKTIRIRFQIVDRGSFIKELSNNITLDKALQEIIDENQLDFAIHNAHLQCFGRQVPAELLASTTLNSLGIQSASNIKVLITDRDQIAQPHLKRESEESVESPEKIQLVNEKEITEPIKVSKPHELHKPQVYLPPKTSVSERVRNEIDNNIADDDYELTIEHAKLYQSMLAKQTGSLGGPLMTQRMRQMQDNVKNNKHSVDECFIRFKFPDLTQIEISFSPEDTMHTVYNIVRELLISTDLNFGLYRTHPHLLLDDSELRLVADLQFGAKTALLFEPNNKSNKGPYLRGSVIDSGESISNIIDPKINTTADTETEKEPSPTRKVSAAFSSSSTGPKKIPKWLRLSKK; the protein is encoded by the coding sequence ATGAGCAGTGTTCATGTTCACCACAATGTCAGCAGTTTGAAAGTGCCCGTTAATGGCTCTACTACACTAAAAGATGTTTTAAATGTTGCCACAAAGCATTACAACCTTGATCCCGAGAGATATACTTTACAGAAGGACTACGAAACACTTGATCTCAGTGTACCGTGGAGGTTTTTGAACATGGCGCAGAATTCGAAGTTTGAGCTAGTTGAAATGCAGGTGAGAGAAGACAATGCTATTGCAGAGCCACCAAAAACAATACGGATACGATTTCAGATTGTGGACAGAGGTAGCTTTATCAAAGAGCTGTCAAACAATATTACCTTAGACAAGGCTTTGCAGGAAATAATAGACGAAAATCAATTGGACTTCGCCATCCATAATGCTCATTTGCAATGTTTTGGCAGACAAGTTCCAGCCGAGTTACTTGCATCAACTACTTTGAACTCTTTGGGAATACAGTCTGCTTCAAATATCAAAGTACTGATTACAGATAGGGATCAAATTGCACAACCCCATCTCAAAAGGGAATCAGAAGAATCTGTCGAATCGCCAGAAAAAATACAGCTGGTAAACGAGAAAGAGATCACCGAACCAATCAAAGTAAGTAAACCACATGAATTGCATAAGCCACAAGTATACCTCCCACCAAAGACTTCTGTGTCAGAGCGTGTCAGAAATGAGATCGATAATAATATTGCTGATGATGATTATGAGCTTACAATAGAGCATGCTAAGTTATACCAAAGTATGTTAGCCAAACAGACGGGATCGCTGGGTGGTCCGCTGATGACCCAGAGAATGAGACAAATGCAAGATAATGTGAAAAACAATAAGCATTCCGTAGATGAGTGTTTTATTAGGTTTAAATTTCCGGATCTAACACAGATAGAAATATCTTTTAGTCCTGAAGACACGATGCATACTGTTTATAACATTGTTAGAGAATTATTGATTAGCACTGACCTGAACTTTGGATTATACAGAACCCATCCACATCTGCTTCTAGATGATTCTGAACTTCGTTTAGTAGCCGATCTACAGTTTGGTGCCAAGACAGCTCTGCTGTTCGAACCCAATAACAAATCGAATAAGGGTCCATATTTGCGTGGTAGTGTTATTGATAGTGGCGAAtctatttcaaatattataGATCCAAAAATCAATACTACAGCCGACACCGAGACTGAAAAGGAGCCATCACCTACAAGAAAGGTAAGTGCAGCATTTTCCAGTTCGTCAACAGGCCCCAAAAAGATTCCTAAATGGTTGCGTTTAAGCAAGAAGTAA
- the AVO2 gene encoding Avo2p (CAGL0F06655g~Ortholog(s) have role in establishment or maintenance of actin cytoskeleton polarity, fungal-type cell wall organization, regulation of cell growth and TORC2 complex, cytosol, nucleus localization): MLEDPSLRLRKAIKEGNLLIVKRLLRRFPDLLTNIDPCNGWSSLHYASYHGRYLICVLLIQLGHDKTEVLKTFKGNTCVHLALMNGHEQTTHLLLQHFPRFINKAGELGRTPTHIACIHDYYQCLSLLIGVGANLMMKDDKGNTPLHLCLEFGSTNCMKMLVNEIQISDDSIRNNDNWRPSDVAKTVELAKFYKKIRKESAATDNLKKPSFQSFKTPVLTSKAVFDDGPSPVLSINSSQIGNTGTNNINNSPLPRLQGIFTSRRPSVPTLNEIHNGNDRSPLSGANAFGLSKSSSTRSASSPSHIVRNKSLTYLGVKDKPRMGKFEVNTESDSSRSNIFGGSDNSALINRYLIPSKSINADDAATSEDSSKDLNSPTSISFNPHRRVSLLNIPISKLRNDGSTNDQNN; this comes from the coding sequence ATGCTGGAAGATCCGTCACTTCGATTACGGAAGGCAATCAAAGAAGGTAATTTACTGATAGTGAAAAGATTGTTGAGGAGGTTTCCAGACTTGCTCACGAACATAGATCCTTGTAATGGGTGGAGCTCGTTGCATTATGCATCATATCATGGTAGGTATCTGATCTGTGTGCTATTAATCCAATTGGGGCACGATAAAACTGAAGTGCTAAAGACCTTTAAAGGCAATACGTGTGTGCATCTGGCTTTGATGAATGGTCATGAGCAGACTACGCATCTGTTACTGCAGCACTTCCCCAGATTCATTAACAAAGCCGGTGAGCTAGGTAGAACTCCGACACATATTGCATGTATTCATGATTATTATCAATGTTTAAGTTTACTTATAGGAGTTGGAGCAAACCTTATGATGAAAGATGATAAGGGCAATACACCACTGCATTTATGTCTAGAATTCGGGAGTACAAACTGTATGAAGATGCTGGTCAATGAAATACAGATCTCCGATGATTCAATAAGAAATAACGATAATTGGCGTCCTAGTGATGTAGCTAAGACAGTTGAATTGGCTAAGttctacaaaaaaatacgAAAGGAGAGTGCTGCAACTGATAATTTAAAGAAACCAAGCTTTCAATCTTTTAAAACCCCTGTTTTAACATCTAAGGCTGTTTTCGATGATGGTCCTTCACCGGTTTTAAGCATTAACTCTTCACAAATTGGCAATACAGGaactaataatatcaataatagTCCTTTACCAAGGTTACAGGGTATCTTTACAAGTAGAAGACCTTCCGTTCCCACATTGAATGAAATACATAATGGAAACGACAGGAGCCCACTTTCAGGAGCAAACGCCTTTGGTTTATCAAAAAGTTCTAGCACAAGGTCTGCCTCTTCACCATCCCATATAGTAAGAAATAAATCGCTTACATATCTAGGTGTTAAAGACAAGCCAAGAATGGGAAAATTCGAAGTTAATACAGAAAGTGACAGCTCCAGATCTAACATATTTGGAGGAAGTGATAACAGTGCCTTGATTAATCGGTATTTGATTCCTAGTAAAAGCATTAATGCTGATGATGCTGCGACATCAGAGGACTCTTCAAAAGATCTAAACTCTCCCACATCTATCAGCTTCAATCCCCACAGACGTGTATCATTATTGAATATTCCAATATCAAAGCTAAGAAACGATGGTTCTACGAATGATCAAAATAACTGA
- the GPA1 gene encoding guanine nucleotide-binding protein subunit alpha (CAGL0F06677g~Ortholog(s) have GTPase activity, guanyl nucleotide binding activity), translated as MGCIISTSSNEDENDPFIKNKRANDIIEQSLLKERQKEKNEIKLLLLGAGESGKSTVLKQLKLLHKGGFSHQERLQYAQVIWADVIQSMKILIVQARKLGISLDCDDPVNHPDLFEHKRVLLSAKALNYVDASVAGGSGFLNDYVIKYSETYALKRRSQSTGKAKAFEDSFQYPYDDNEKLNLEEISKGLHENDDGSIFINSKQIKSPTVNNKTIAAAISNLWLKDRGIKQCFACANEFQLETSAAYYFDNVERFSENNYVCTDEDILKGRIKTTGITETQFNIESTKFKVYDAGGQRSERKKWIHCFEGITAVLFVLALSEYDQMLFEDSTVNRMHESIMLFEKLINSRWFKDTPFILFLNKVDLFEEKVKREPIRKYFPDYPGKVGDEKAGIKYFEKLFLSLNRSNKPIYVKQTCATDTETMKFVLSAVTDLVVQQQLKKSGII; from the coding sequence ATGGGGTGCATAATAAGCACAAGCAGtaatgaagatgagaatGACCCATTTataaagaacaaaagaGCCAATGATATTATAGAACAATCTCTCTTAAAGGAGAGacagaaagagaagaatgaaataaaaCTCTTGTTGCTAGGTGCTGGGGAATCTGGTAAATCCACTGTATTAAAGCAGCTGAAGTTGCTGCACAAAGGTGGTTTTAGTCATCAAGAACGCCTACAGTATGCACAGGTTATATGGGCGGATGTCATTCAATCGATGAAGATCTTAATAGTGCAAGCACGTAAGCTTGGCATTAGCCTTGATTGCGATGACCCAGTAAATCACCCTGACTTATTTGAACATAAAAGAGTACTACTTTCTGCTAAGGCACTCAATTATGTTGATGCTAGCGTTGCAGGTGGTTCAGGGTTCTTAAATGACTATGTGATCAAATATTCGGAGACATATGCCTTAAAAAGGAGAAGTCAAAGTACTGGTAAGGCAAAAGCCTTCGAGGATTCATTCCAATACCCgtatgatgataatgagaAACTTAATTTAGAAGAGATATCTAAAGGTCTACATGAAAATGATGACGGAAGCATCTTTATCAATAGTAAACAAATCAAATCGCCAACTGTCAACAATAAAACGATTGCTGCAGCAATTAGCAACCTGTGGCTAAAAGATAGAGGGATAAAGCAATGCTTCGCCTGTGCTAATGAGTTTCAGCTGGAAACGTCAGCGGCTTACTATTTTGACAACGTCGAAAGATTCTCGGAAAACAATTATGTATGCACAGATGAAGATATACTCAAAGGAAGAATCAAAACAACAGGTATAACTGAGACGCAATTTAACATCGAATCAACAAAATTCAAAGTTTATGATGCCGGTGGTCAAAGGTCTGAAAGGAAGAAATGGATTCATTGTTTTGAAGGAATCACAGCTGTCCTATTTGTGCTAGCATTGAGTGAGTACGACCAAATGCTTTTTGAAGACAGTACAGTGAATCGTATGCATGAATCAATTATGCTGTTCGAGAAGCTCATCAATTCAAGGTGGTTTAAAGATACACCAtttattctctttctcaACAAAGTAGATTTGTTCGAGGAGAAAGTCAAAAGAGAGCCCATTCGCAAATACTTCCCAGATTATCCAGGGAAAGTTGGCGATGAAAAAGCGGGcatcaaatattttgaaaagttaTTCTTGAGTCTCAATAGATCCAATAAACCAATATACGTAAAACAAACGTGTGCCACCGACActgaaacaatgaaattTGTATTATCTGCCGTTACTGATTTGGTGGTACAACAGCAGCTAAAAAAAAGTGGTATCATATAA
- the TIM10 gene encoding protein transporter TIM10 (CAGL0F06693g~Ortholog(s) have protein transporter activity, unfolded protein binding activity and role in protein import into mitochondrial inner membrane, protein import into mitochondrial outer membrane): MSFLGLGGGAPQLSSQQKIQAAEAELDLVTDMFNRLVSNCYTKCINNAYNEGDLNKNEANCLDRCVAKYFETNVKVGENMQKLGQTFNAAGKF, translated from the coding sequence atGTCTTTCCTAGGTCTAGGTGGTGGAGCTCCTCAACTTTCTTCTCAGCAAAAGATCCAGGCTGCTGAGGCCGAGTTGGATTTGGTTACCGATATGTTCAACAGATTGGTCTCCAACTGTTACACCAAGTGTATCAACAATGCTTATAACGAGGGTGACTTGAATAAGAACGAAGCTAACTGTTTGGACAGATGTGTGGCGAAGTACTTCGAGACAAACGTCAAGGTTGGTGAAAACATGCAAAAACTGGGTCAAACCTTCAACGCTGCTGGTAAGTTCTAA
- a CDS encoding uncharacterized protein (CAGL0F06699g~Protein of unknown function) codes for MGRINHKPLINGKRHEFKRKLNDKVEDFVRKSQKTITTRMNKVEKKINDVGESENSLLSSVSLTLKTISKSSPIRNGPNPLSYCMSCPTKCREHRQPFKTPYRAHQEPKVQYVRSTTQRSRFTAKKFTKSYRSDPLPRLKLRPYNHPWDSPLSKRDKSIQLNPYCSERARPITFDIKPPKFTRMPYGKATKFL; via the coding sequence ATGGGACGTATAAACCACAAACCGCTGATAAATGGCAAGCGCCATGAGTTCAAACGCAAACTGAACGATAAAGTTGAGGACTTTGTGAGAAAAAGCCAGAAGACTATAACAACTAGGATGAACAAAGTTGAGAAAAAGATTAATGACGTTGGAGAATCAGAGAATTCGTTGCTATCAAGCGTCTCATTAACTCTAAAAACAATATCGAAGTCTTCACCTATTCGAAATGGACCAAACCCCCTAAGTTATTGTATGAGCTGCCCCACAAAGTGCAGGGAACATAGACAACCATTCAAAACACCTTACAGGGCACACCAAGAGCCCAAGGTACAATATGTTCGATCCACTACGCAAAGAAGTCGTTTTACAGCTAAGAAATTCACAAAATCCTACAGATCAGACCCTCTGCCACGATTGAAGCTCAGACCATACAACCATCCATGGGATAGTCCCCTCAGCAAACGAGACAAATCAATACAGTTGAACCCATATTGCTCGGAAAGAGCTAGACCTATTACATTTGACATAAAACCACCAAAGTTCACCAGAATGCCGTATGGGAAAGCTACAAAATTCCTATGA
- the SEC11 gene encoding signal peptidase complex catalytic subunit SEC11 (CAGL0F06721g~Ortholog(s) have peptidase activity, role in protein targeting to ER, signal peptide processing and signal peptidase complex localization) → MNLRLELKRFLALCFMFSSAYMTWKAMSLVANSHSPIVVVLSGSMEPAFQRGDVLFLWNRNQRNKVGDIVVYEVEGKQIPIVHRVLREHSHTANPGKQFFLTKGDNNAGDDIPLYSARNIYLNKEKDIVGTVVAYVPLVGYATIWLNESEKAKYAIMGLLGLSALLSGEE, encoded by the coding sequence ATGAATCTAAGGTTGGAACTGAAACGGTTTTTGGCTCTGTGCTTCATGTTCTCCTCTGCATATATGACATGGAAGGCAATGTCCCTGGTGGCTAATTCACACTCGCCAATTGTTGTCGTGCTTTCGGGGTCTATGGAGCCTGCATTCCAGAGAGGTGATGTGTTGTTCCTGTGGAACAGGAACCAAAGAAACAAAGTGGGTGATATTGTGGTCTATGAAGTAGAAGGTAAACAGATCCCAATTGTGCATCGTGTCCTAAGGGAGCACTCACATACCGCTAACCCAGGCAAGCAGTTCTTCTTGACCAAAGGTGACAACAATGCGGGTGACGACATCCCGCTGTACAGCGCAAGGAACATATATCTGAACAAGGAGAAGGACATTGTTGGCACAGTAGTTGCATACGTGCCATTGGTAGGCTACGCAACAATTTGGCTGAACGAGTCAGAGAAGGCAAAGTACGCCATCATGGGTCTGCTGGGTCTGTCCGCATTGCTGAGCGGCGAAGAGTAG